A window of Macrotis lagotis isolate mMagLag1 chromosome X, bilby.v1.9.chrom.fasta, whole genome shotgun sequence contains these coding sequences:
- the LOC141499722 gene encoding cyclin-dependent kinases regulatory subunit 2: protein MAHKQIYYSDKYFDEHYEYRHVMLPRELSKQVPKTHLMSEEEWRRLGVQQSLGWVHYMIHEPEPHILLFRRPLPKEQQK from the exons ATGGCCCACAAGCAGATCTACTACTCGGACAAGTACTTCGACGAGCACTACGAGTACCG gCATGTTATGTTACCTAGAGAACTTTCCAAACAAGTACCAAAAACCCATCTGATGTCTGAAGAGGAATGGAGGAGACTTGGTGTTCAGCAGAGTCTTGGGTGGGTTCATTATATGATTCATGAACCAG AACCACATATTCTGCTCTTTAGAAGACCTCTtccaaaagaacaacaaaaatga